A genomic region of Azoarcus sp. KH32C contains the following coding sequences:
- the motD gene encoding flagellar motor protein MotD: protein MRRNRRHRQSDEINHENHDRWLVSYADFITLLFAFFVVMYALSSVNEGKYRVLSDSLISAFRNVTVNEPGDPVIATPPNVTPTRPITPAKPSNEEIEVRRQTEVKRMTTMAEDIRKVLEPLTRGGQVHVTEGARGITVEINASVLFQPGDATLAPSAVTVLRAVAQVLARAEFPITVEGHTDNIPISNTRFASNWELSAVRASSVVRLFIESGVIGTRLTAAGYADQRPVTDNTNEEGRARNRRVGILIESMTGERPPRAPGQIREGDPIRSILPGEAPPPASSAGGNEAPR, encoded by the coding sequence ATGCGACGCAATCGCCGGCACCGCCAGAGCGACGAAATCAACCACGAAAACCACGACCGCTGGCTCGTGTCCTATGCGGACTTCATCACGCTGCTGTTCGCGTTTTTCGTCGTGATGTATGCTCTGTCCTCGGTGAACGAGGGCAAGTATCGGGTGTTGTCGGATTCGTTGATCAGCGCGTTCCGTAATGTGACCGTCAACGAACCGGGCGATCCGGTGATCGCGACGCCGCCGAACGTCACGCCGACCCGTCCGATAACGCCGGCCAAGCCCAGCAACGAAGAGATCGAGGTGCGCCGCCAGACCGAGGTGAAGCGCATGACGACGATGGCCGAGGATATCCGCAAGGTGCTCGAGCCGCTCACGCGTGGCGGGCAGGTCCACGTGACCGAGGGGGCGCGCGGAATCACGGTCGAGATCAACGCCAGCGTCCTCTTCCAGCCGGGCGATGCAACCCTCGCGCCGTCAGCGGTGACGGTGCTGCGTGCGGTGGCGCAGGTACTCGCGCGGGCGGAGTTTCCGATCACCGTCGAGGGGCACACCGACAATATCCCGATCAGCAACACGCGCTTTGCGTCGAACTGGGAGCTGTCGGCCGTGCGGGCGTCGTCGGTGGTGCGGCTTTTCATCGAGTCCGGCGTGATTGGCACGCGGCTCACGGCCGCGGGCTATGCCGATCAACGCCCGGTGACTGACAACACCAACGAGGAGGGGCGGGCGCGCAACCGGCGCGTCGGCATCCTGATCGAATCGATGACGGGCGAGCGTCCGCCGCGGGCGCCCGGTCAGATCCGGGAGGGCGATCCGATCCGCTCGATCCTGCCCGGAGAGGCGCCGCCGCCGGCGTCTTCAGCCGGCGGTAACGAGGCCCCCAGATAG
- a CDS encoding flagellar motor protein has protein sequence MDRISLIGITLGVAAILVGQVIEGGHIASLVQPTAFLIVIGGTLGAVMLQSPLPVFRQGIRMTKWVFVPPTSTHVELIRQTASWSMTARKEGLLSLEAQLPRIADPFVRKGLQLLIDGVEPQRLREVLEVEIDAWAAQMRQAARIWEAAGGYAPTIGILGAVMGLIHVMENLSDPSKLGAGIAVAFVATIYGVGSANLIFLPMSKKLMAHIATAVSQREMLVDGLVGIANGDNPRIIESRMQGYVA, from the coding sequence ATGGACAGGATCAGCCTCATCGGCATCACCCTCGGGGTCGCGGCGATCCTCGTCGGACAGGTGATCGAGGGCGGGCACATCGCCTCGCTCGTTCAGCCGACCGCATTTCTGATCGTCATCGGAGGCACGCTCGGCGCGGTGATGCTGCAGAGCCCGCTACCGGTGTTCCGCCAAGGCATCCGCATGACGAAATGGGTGTTCGTGCCGCCGACCTCGACGCATGTCGAGCTGATCCGCCAGACGGCGAGCTGGAGCATGACCGCGCGCAAGGAAGGGCTGCTCTCGCTCGAGGCGCAGTTGCCGCGCATTGCCGATCCCTTCGTGCGCAAGGGCCTGCAGTTGCTGATCGACGGCGTCGAGCCGCAGCGCTTGCGTGAGGTGCTGGAAGTCGAGATCGACGCCTGGGCCGCGCAGATGCGGCAGGCGGCACGGATCTGGGAGGCCGCGGGAGGCTATGCGCCGACGATCGGCATCCTCGGCGCCGTGATGGGACTGATCCACGTGATGGAGAACCTCTCCGATCCCTCGAAGCTCGGCGCCGGGATCGCGGTCGCCTTTGTCGCGACGATCTACGGTGTGGGATCGGCCAACCTCATCTTCCTGCCGATGTCGAAGAAGCTCATGGCCCACATCGCCACTGCCGTGTCGCAGCGCGAGATGCTCGTCGACGGTCTCGTCGGCATCGCCAACGGCGATAATCCGCGCATCATCGAAAGCCGGATGCAGGGCTACGTGGCCTGA
- a CDS encoding RNA polymerase sigma factor FliA: MYDADGNLDKNHLVEAYAPLVKRIAYHLMAKLPASVHIDDVIQNGMVGLLDAIGRYEDGLGAQFETYAVQRIRGAMLDGLRENDWLPRSMRRDMRRIESAIHSLEQQNGRPPTEIELAESMGMPLADYQRMLQDARGHQLVYFEDFTDEEGEDYFERHLGEHESNPADLFEQANMRSALVKAIDDLPEREKLMMALYYDEELNLREIGEVLGVSESRVCQLHSQAVARLRSRVMGTPAPGSGTGARRGRPPKTPAAGA; the protein is encoded by the coding sequence ATGTACGACGCTGACGGAAATCTCGACAAGAATCATCTCGTGGAGGCCTACGCTCCGTTGGTCAAGCGCATCGCTTACCACTTGATGGCGAAGCTGCCGGCGAGCGTGCACATCGACGACGTGATCCAGAACGGCATGGTCGGTCTGCTCGACGCGATCGGCCGTTACGAGGACGGTCTCGGTGCGCAGTTCGAGACCTATGCCGTGCAGCGCATCCGCGGCGCGATGCTCGACGGCCTGCGCGAGAATGACTGGCTGCCGCGCAGCATGCGGCGCGACATGCGGCGCATCGAAAGCGCCATCCACAGCCTCGAACAGCAGAATGGCCGCCCGCCGACCGAGATCGAGCTCGCCGAAAGCATGGGCATGCCGCTGGCCGATTACCAACGCATGCTGCAGGACGCGCGCGGCCACCAGCTCGTGTATTTCGAGGATTTCACCGACGAGGAAGGCGAGGACTACTTCGAGCGCCATCTCGGCGAACATGAGTCGAATCCGGCCGACCTCTTCGAACAGGCCAACATGCGCAGCGCGCTCGTGAAGGCGATCGACGATCTGCCCGAGCGCGAAAAGCTGATGATGGCGCTGTATTACGACGAGGAGCTGAACCTGCGCGAGATCGGAGAGGTGCTCGGGGTGTCGGAGTCGCGTGTGTGCCAATTGCATAGCCAGGCCGTGGCGCGGCTGCGTTCGCGCGTGATGGGCACGCCGGCGCCGGGCTCGGGTACGGGGGCGCGTCGCGGACGTCCGCCGAAGACGCCGGCAGCGGGCGCCTGA
- the flhF gene encoding flagellar biosynthesis protein FlhF — MNVKRYFAQTAREALRALKAELGADAIVLSNRAVEGGVEILALPADEVGSLPGAARPAAPVAPQPAMERRPAPPPASSRPAMLDFDDDDFQVSLSGRSAPAQPLSPPSPPPRKAPVIRPFNPPRVETADYVMRRREAEIEDRYAAEYAADDWAMPEAPMPEMPASQREFAPAPAARKVQPVAPQPVAEAAARASAPAAEDERVRALQEANAQLMGELAGIRAMIERQLAGFAWGETRRKAPARAEIVGELLEAGFSGVLARRLAESVAEDATPEEARAAVKNALARGLGAIASDADIIDRGGVYALVGPTGVGKTTTTAKLAARCVVRHGAEKVALITTDGYRIGAQEQLRIYGRILGVPVFSVRDASDLRQTLAELRNRHIVLIDTMGMSQRDRMVAEQAALLSGAGNVRRLLLLNSTCRGDTLADVVRAYRGPDLAGCILTKVDEAASLAPALDVAVSSQLDVFYVANGQRVPEDLHLPNRAYLLHRALRVQAADSPWKLRGDEAALMLAAGGA, encoded by the coding sequence ATGAACGTCAAGCGCTATTTCGCCCAAACCGCCCGTGAGGCTCTGCGTGCCCTGAAGGCCGAACTCGGTGCCGATGCGATCGTGTTGTCGAACCGCGCGGTCGAAGGGGGAGTCGAGATCCTTGCGCTGCCCGCCGACGAGGTCGGTTCGCTGCCGGGCGCTGCGAGGCCAGCCGCGCCGGTTGCGCCGCAGCCCGCGATGGAGCGCCGTCCGGCGCCGCCGCCCGCGTCCAGCCGGCCGGCGATGCTCGACTTCGACGATGACGACTTCCAGGTGAGCCTGTCGGGCCGCTCCGCGCCCGCGCAGCCGCTCTCGCCCCCCTCGCCGCCGCCGCGCAAGGCGCCGGTGATCCGCCCGTTCAACCCGCCGCGCGTCGAGACCGCCGACTACGTGATGCGTCGGCGCGAGGCCGAGATCGAAGACCGCTACGCGGCGGAATACGCTGCGGACGACTGGGCGATGCCGGAAGCCCCGATGCCCGAAATGCCCGCATCGCAGCGCGAGTTCGCGCCGGCACCCGCGGCCCGCAAGGTTCAGCCCGTGGCGCCGCAGCCGGTTGCCGAAGCCGCTGCGCGGGCTTCTGCCCCTGCGGCTGAAGACGAGCGCGTGCGCGCATTGCAGGAAGCGAACGCCCAGCTGATGGGCGAACTCGCCGGCATCCGCGCGATGATCGAACGTCAGCTCGCGGGTTTTGCGTGGGGCGAGACGCGGCGCAAGGCCCCGGCCCGTGCCGAGATCGTCGGCGAGCTCCTTGAAGCCGGTTTCTCCGGCGTGCTCGCGCGCCGCCTGGCCGAATCCGTCGCCGAAGACGCGACGCCCGAAGAGGCGCGTGCCGCGGTCAAGAATGCGCTCGCCCGCGGTCTGGGCGCGATCGCTTCCGACGCCGACATCATCGACCGCGGCGGCGTCTACGCGCTCGTGGGCCCGACCGGAGTCGGCAAGACGACGACCACGGCCAAGCTTGCCGCACGCTGCGTCGTGCGCCATGGTGCCGAGAAGGTCGCGCTGATCACGACCGACGGCTACCGGATCGGCGCCCAGGAACAGCTCCGCATCTACGGCCGGATCCTCGGCGTGCCGGTGTTCTCGGTGCGCGACGCGTCCGATCTGCGCCAGACGCTCGCCGAGCTGCGCAATCGCCACATCGTGCTGATCGATACGATGGGCATGAGCCAGCGCGACCGCATGGTCGCCGAGCAGGCGGCCCTGCTGTCCGGCGCGGGTAACGTGCGTCGCCTGCTGCTGCTCAATTCCACCTGCCGCGGCGACACGCTGGCCGACGTCGTGCGTGCCTACCGCGGACCGGATCTCGCCGGCTGCATCCTGACCAAGGTCGACGAAGCCGCGTCCCTCGCGCCGGCGCTCGACGTGGCCGTGAGCAGCCAGCTCGACGTGTTCTATGTCGCGAACGGCCAGCGGGTGCCGGAGGATCTGCATCTTCCGAATCGGGCGTATCTGCTGCACCGCGCGCTGCGCGTGCAGGCGGCCGATTCGCCGTGGAAGCTGCGCGGGGACGAGGCGGCGTTGATGCTCGCGGCCGGCGGAGCCTGA